Proteins encoded by one window of Paraburkholderia terrae:
- a CDS encoding LysR family transcriptional regulator has protein sequence MNERADAPINEIAVFVAVAQSGSFTRAAEEIGSSKSNVGKAVQRLEARLGTKLFQRTTRAVRLTEDGETYLQAAQQALDGLREAEQQLASRRSEPAGRVKIDLPAGFGRLLLPSFIQLRDKHPKITLEVALTDRMSDPIGEGWDVVVRIGALPDDSELTVRKLCDLRLGLYASPEYLQRRGDIHDIGALAAHDAIVFRGPSGRLRAWTLQDSDAVREYSPQPVLVLADGQALVEAAVAGFGVAQILDRVALPYVKAGRLVHLLPNADVDGPPVHAIISLGQKMAAKTRAVVNHLAEMLQREGR, from the coding sequence ATGAACGAACGCGCAGATGCACCGATCAATGAGATCGCGGTCTTTGTTGCGGTCGCGCAGAGCGGCAGCTTCACCCGCGCGGCCGAAGAAATAGGCAGCAGCAAGTCGAATGTCGGGAAGGCGGTGCAGCGGCTCGAAGCGCGCCTCGGCACGAAGCTGTTCCAGCGTACGACACGCGCGGTCCGCCTCACCGAAGATGGCGAGACCTATCTACAGGCCGCGCAACAGGCGCTCGACGGTCTACGCGAAGCGGAGCAGCAGCTCGCGTCGAGACGCTCGGAGCCGGCGGGGCGCGTCAAGATCGATCTGCCTGCGGGGTTCGGCCGGCTGCTTCTTCCCAGCTTCATTCAACTGCGCGACAAGCATCCAAAGATCACGCTCGAAGTGGCGCTTACCGACCGGATGTCGGACCCGATCGGTGAAGGATGGGATGTCGTCGTGCGTATCGGTGCGTTGCCCGATGATAGCGAGCTGACGGTGCGCAAGCTGTGTGATCTGCGGCTCGGGCTCTATGCGTCGCCGGAGTACCTTCAACGGCGCGGCGACATTCACGATATCGGCGCGCTCGCTGCACACGATGCGATCGTTTTTCGTGGACCTTCAGGAAGGTTGCGCGCATGGACGCTGCAGGATAGTGATGCTGTCAGGGAGTATTCGCCACAGCCCGTGCTGGTGCTCGCCGACGGACAGGCGCTCGTGGAAGCGGCTGTGGCCGGTTTCGGTGTTGCGCAGATTCTTGATCGCGTGGCGCTTCCTTACGTGAAGGCGGGAAGGCTTGTTCATCTGTTGCCGAATGCCGATGTCGATGGGCCACCCGTGCATGCGATCATCTCGCTCGGGCAGAAGATGGCGGCGAAGACGCGCGCGGTCGTTAATCATCTCGCGGAGATGTTGCAGAGAGAGGGGCGCTAG
- a CDS encoding acetoacetate decarboxylase family protein → MSKQYAVPLSPRGLSSIAPPPPWHYSGDFLIVEFWADPAAVAATLPAGLSVDPSSPGHATALFVDWQFTGQNDELLDPARYQYREFFLLVDALYEGQPVAYCPYIFVDNDSAMMRGLIQGFPKRLGAVYQTRTFAAPSLAAAQVAPGSRFAATASAAGQRIARAEVKLTGKVDDPSTVSLAGRPIVNLRHFPRLAAGQHETPAVHELVMSIMDDPRMADVWAGEGQLSLPVAEGEEISDLAPVRVGAGYRLSMSYTVTDLKTLSDGTQAA, encoded by the coding sequence ATGTCGAAGCAATACGCCGTTCCTCTGTCGCCCCGTGGTCTGTCGAGCATTGCGCCGCCGCCGCCGTGGCACTATTCGGGCGACTTTCTGATCGTCGAGTTCTGGGCCGATCCCGCCGCTGTGGCTGCGACGTTGCCGGCGGGTCTGAGCGTCGATCCGTCGTCGCCGGGTCACGCAACGGCGCTGTTCGTCGACTGGCAGTTCACGGGCCAAAACGATGAACTGCTGGACCCGGCGCGCTATCAGTACCGCGAGTTCTTCCTGCTCGTCGATGCGTTGTATGAAGGTCAGCCAGTCGCATACTGCCCGTACATTTTCGTGGACAACGATTCGGCGATGATGCGCGGCCTGATTCAGGGCTTTCCGAAGCGCCTCGGCGCCGTGTACCAGACGCGCACGTTCGCGGCACCCAGCCTCGCTGCTGCGCAGGTAGCGCCGGGCTCGCGCTTTGCGGCAACGGCATCGGCGGCGGGCCAGCGCATTGCGCGTGCAGAGGTCAAGTTGACGGGCAAGGTGGACGATCCTTCAACGGTCAGTCTCGCCGGACGACCGATCGTGAATCTGCGTCACTTCCCGAGACTGGCTGCCGGGCAGCATGAGACGCCCGCCGTCCACGAACTCGTGATGTCGATCATGGACGACCCCCGCATGGCCGACGTGTGGGCAGGCGAGGGGCAACTGAGCTTGCCCGTCGCCGAGGGGGAAGAGATTTCCGATCTCGCGCCTGTGCGGGTCGGCGCGGGTTATCGGCTGTCGATGTCGTACACGGTGACGGACCTGAAGACGCTGAGCGACGGCACGCAGGCTGCGTGA
- a CDS encoding glutathione S-transferase family protein has protein sequence MKLYIAKATCSLAVQLVANELGLAPELVHFDVFGKSTSNGSAFADVNALLYVPALELDNESQDILTETVVIASYLADQHPGSDLIPQRGTIERVRMDQLLTFVATEIAQKHIPLMRKLMTPEGIEFHTNKLLSAYAALDKRLANGRPYLTGEQFTVADAYVWATMWHERSGVKLDHLTNLMAYVARVEARPSAQKALSDEAAVVARHEERLAA, from the coding sequence ATGAAGCTCTACATCGCCAAAGCAACCTGCTCACTCGCCGTCCAGCTTGTCGCCAACGAACTCGGCCTCGCGCCGGAACTCGTGCATTTCGACGTGTTCGGCAAGTCGACGTCGAATGGCTCGGCGTTCGCCGATGTCAACGCGCTGCTGTATGTGCCCGCGCTCGAACTCGACAACGAAAGTCAGGACATCCTGACGGAAACGGTCGTGATCGCGTCGTACCTGGCGGACCAGCATCCCGGCTCCGATCTGATTCCGCAACGCGGGACGATCGAGCGCGTGCGCATGGATCAACTGCTGACTTTCGTCGCCACCGAGATTGCGCAAAAACACATTCCGCTGATGCGCAAACTGATGACGCCGGAAGGCATCGAATTCCATACGAACAAGCTGCTGTCGGCCTACGCCGCGCTCGACAAGCGTCTCGCCAATGGACGCCCGTATCTGACGGGCGAGCAGTTCACCGTCGCCGACGCCTACGTGTGGGCAACAATGTGGCATGAGCGTTCGGGTGTGAAGCTCGACCATCTGACGAACCTGATGGCCTACGTGGCGCGCGTCGAAGCCCGCCCGTCTGCGCAGAAGGCGCTCAGCGACGAAGCGGCCGTCGTTGCCCGCCATGAAGAACGGCTCGCGGCGTAA
- a CDS encoding tautomerase family protein — protein MPMTHVSMRSGKPAAYRTAVLEGIHETLHTSLGVHPETFFMTVSEHEDANFHVNTTFPFTRSSDVLLIQITLTAGRSADDKQRFYQDLVARLEKNPGVKPADVFINLVEVAGENWSAGNGLAGRSAALAADGSTAAGTAA, from the coding sequence ATGCCAATGACCCATGTCTCGATGCGCAGCGGCAAACCCGCTGCGTACCGCACTGCCGTTCTCGAAGGTATCCACGAAACGCTTCACACGTCGCTTGGCGTGCATCCGGAGACGTTCTTCATGACCGTCAGCGAACACGAGGATGCGAACTTTCACGTCAACACGACTTTCCCGTTCACGCGCTCGTCCGACGTGCTGCTGATCCAGATCACGCTGACAGCGGGCCGTTCAGCCGACGACAAGCAACGTTTCTATCAGGACCTCGTTGCGCGGCTCGAAAAGAACCCGGGCGTCAAACCCGCCGATGTGTTCATCAACCTCGTCGAGGTGGCGGGCGAGAACTGGTCGGCAGGAAACGGACTCGCCGGACGAAGCGCAGCTTTGGCAGCGGACGGCTCGACAGCCGCCGGCACTGCCGCCTGA
- a CDS encoding MFS transporter — protein sequence MRTPSSNGAEGNKLLILAAVCLAALVLPLSFSGGAVATPAIGRDLGGTATSLTWITNAFMLTFGSLLMAAGALADQFGRKKLFVVGLGGFVLTSVAMSFVPSVLWLDILRGAQGVVAAASLSSGAASLAQEFDGHARTRAFSLLGTSFGIGLAFGPLMAGVLIEHFGWRSIFMVIAAIGTLAFMFGVPRMRETRDPGATGLDYPGTITFTATLVLFTFGVIQAPASGWGSAPVVLLLIASAVFLVAFIVIETSVKRPMLELSLFRYPRFVGVQILPVGTCYCYIVLVVMLPLRFIGAEGLSEIDAGVLMIALSAPMLVVPLLVASCTRWVSAGVLSGVGFLIAAAGLYWLSLVDFSGAKAALVMPMLVIGIGAGMPWGLMDGLSVSVVPKERAGMAAGIFSTTRVAGEGIALAIATAILAALANTSLMHVVPDTDAGVAARIAEAAQRVVAGDMIHAAAILPEATRHALSMSYADAFTRLLHVLIVITLLSAMATFAFLSRTPGQNDEPDAQTREKQLKETVDA from the coding sequence ATGCGCACTCCCTCGTCTAACGGCGCGGAGGGCAACAAGCTGCTGATTCTGGCCGCCGTTTGCCTCGCCGCGTTAGTCTTGCCCCTGTCTTTCTCCGGGGGCGCTGTCGCGACTCCCGCAATCGGTCGCGATCTTGGTGGCACGGCCACGTCGCTGACCTGGATCACGAATGCGTTCATGTTGACGTTCGGCAGCTTGCTGATGGCGGCGGGCGCACTCGCGGACCAGTTCGGTCGAAAGAAGCTGTTCGTTGTCGGACTTGGCGGTTTCGTGCTGACGTCGGTGGCGATGAGCTTCGTGCCGTCGGTGTTATGGCTCGACATCTTGCGTGGCGCACAGGGCGTGGTCGCCGCCGCGTCGCTGTCGAGCGGCGCTGCTTCGCTTGCTCAGGAGTTCGATGGACATGCGCGCACCCGCGCGTTCAGCCTGCTTGGCACGAGCTTCGGTATCGGCCTCGCTTTCGGGCCGTTGATGGCGGGTGTGCTGATCGAGCATTTCGGCTGGCGTTCGATTTTCATGGTCATCGCAGCGATCGGCACGCTTGCGTTTATGTTCGGCGTGCCGCGCATGCGCGAGACGCGCGATCCGGGCGCGACGGGCCTCGACTATCCCGGCACGATCACCTTCACGGCCACGCTCGTTCTGTTCACGTTCGGTGTCATCCAGGCGCCGGCGAGCGGATGGGGCAGCGCGCCCGTCGTCCTGCTGCTGATCGCTTCCGCCGTTTTCCTCGTTGCCTTCATCGTGATCGAGACCAGCGTGAAGCGGCCGATGCTGGAACTGAGTCTGTTTCGCTATCCGCGATTCGTCGGCGTGCAGATCTTGCCGGTGGGGACGTGCTACTGCTATATCGTGCTCGTCGTGATGCTGCCGTTGCGCTTCATCGGCGCGGAAGGACTCAGCGAAATCGACGCGGGCGTGCTGATGATCGCGCTGTCGGCGCCGATGCTGGTGGTGCCGCTTCTCGTTGCATCGTGTACGCGTTGGGTATCGGCGGGTGTGCTGTCCGGTGTCGGCTTTCTGATCGCCGCGGCGGGACTCTACTGGCTGAGCCTCGTCGACTTCAGCGGAGCGAAGGCCGCGCTCGTGATGCCGATGCTCGTGATCGGCATCGGCGCGGGCATGCCGTGGGGGTTGATGGATGGCCTGTCCGTCAGCGTCGTGCCCAAAGAGCGCGCGGGCATGGCAGCAGGCATATTCAGCACGACGCGCGTGGCGGGTGAAGGTATTGCGCTCGCCATCGCGACGGCCATTCTTGCGGCGTTGGCGAACACGAGCCTGATGCACGTGGTGCCGGATACGGACGCTGGAGTCGCCGCGCGAATCGCGGAAGCGGCACAACGCGTCGTTGCCGGCGACATGATCCATGCGGCGGCGATTCTTCCGGAAGCCACCCGTCACGCGCTCTCGATGAGTTACGCCGATGCATTCACGCGCCTTCTGCATGTGCTGATCGTCATCACGCTGCTATCCGCCATGGCGACGTTCGCATTCCTCAGTCGCACGCCCGGTCAGAATGACGAACCCGACGCGCAGACACGAGAAAAGCAGTTGAAAGAAACGGTGGACGCATAG
- a CDS encoding efflux transporter outer membrane subunit gives MRSTFWKQGFTGSLLLGALLVVAGCSLAPTYDVPATPGVSGTFKEAPPQPLAGEAVGAWKTAQPSEAIYRGEWWKVFGDAKLDELEQQALDANQNLKAAAARVKEARALNQAARAGLFPTLDAGFGPTRQRVSASSLFEPDGTNVPQQTFWRAQASASYEVDLFGRVASSVDAAKADTQQSEALYRSVLLTLQADVAQNYFALRELDAEAQVFAQAVSLREQALKLVQRRFTEGDIMELDLQRAQAELASAKSDAMTVQRLRAASEHSLAVLLGHAPAEFSMAANPLEPVNLRIPPGLPSSLLERRPDIAAAERGMAAANARIGIAKAAFFPSLTLTGTGGFESATLGDLFKWSSRAFLLGPLAGTALNVPIFDGGRRKGNLANARSVYEEDVAKYRQQVLVAFQEVEDNLSDMRILETQTRTQDEAVNASQRAADLSRKQYVEGAVNYLDVIDTERTVLQARRAAVQLQGVQAASTVNLIRALGGGWGDVVPQPAALGEAGHPTATQTTAAQK, from the coding sequence ATGAGAAGCACATTCTGGAAACAGGGTTTTACGGGTTCGCTGCTGCTTGGCGCGCTGCTGGTCGTCGCCGGTTGCTCGCTGGCGCCGACCTACGACGTGCCCGCGACGCCGGGCGTCAGCGGCACGTTCAAGGAAGCGCCGCCCCAACCGCTTGCGGGTGAAGCAGTGGGTGCCTGGAAAACAGCACAACCTTCCGAGGCCATATACCGAGGCGAATGGTGGAAAGTATTCGGCGACGCGAAGCTCGATGAACTCGAACAGCAGGCCCTCGACGCCAATCAGAATCTGAAGGCGGCCGCGGCGCGCGTGAAGGAAGCGCGCGCATTGAACCAGGCGGCGCGCGCGGGCCTGTTCCCGACGCTCGATGCGGGATTCGGCCCGACGCGGCAACGCGTGTCGGCGTCGTCGCTGTTCGAACCCGACGGCACGAACGTGCCGCAGCAAACCTTCTGGCGCGCGCAGGCTAGCGCATCGTACGAGGTTGATCTGTTTGGCCGCGTCGCGTCGAGCGTCGATGCCGCCAAAGCCGATACGCAACAAAGCGAAGCGCTCTATCGTTCGGTGCTGCTGACGCTTCAGGCGGATGTCGCGCAGAATTACTTTGCATTGCGCGAACTGGATGCCGAAGCGCAGGTTTTCGCGCAGGCCGTGTCCCTGCGCGAACAGGCGTTGAAACTCGTGCAGCGTCGATTTACGGAAGGCGACATCATGGAACTCGATCTGCAACGCGCGCAGGCCGAGCTTGCGTCAGCGAAGTCCGACGCGATGACGGTGCAGCGGCTTCGCGCGGCTTCCGAACACAGCCTCGCGGTTCTGCTCGGCCACGCGCCGGCTGAATTTTCGATGGCGGCCAATCCACTCGAACCCGTCAACTTGCGAATTCCGCCTGGCCTGCCTTCATCGCTACTGGAGCGCCGTCCGGATATCGCTGCCGCCGAGCGCGGCATGGCGGCCGCCAACGCGCGCATCGGCATTGCGAAGGCAGCATTCTTCCCGTCGCTGACATTGACGGGCACGGGCGGCTTCGAATCGGCGACGCTCGGCGATCTCTTCAAATGGAGCAGCCGCGCGTTTCTGCTGGGTCCGCTGGCGGGCACTGCGCTGAACGTGCCGATCTTTGACGGCGGCCGTCGCAAGGGCAATCTGGCGAATGCGCGCTCCGTCTATGAAGAAGATGTGGCGAAGTATCGCCAGCAGGTTCTCGTCGCGTTTCAGGAAGTCGAGGACAACCTCTCCGACATGCGCATTCTCGAAACCCAGACGCGCACTCAGGACGAGGCCGTCAATGCGTCGCAGCGCGCCGCCGATCTCTCCCGCAAGCAGTATGTGGAAGGCGCTGTGAACTATCTCGACGTGATCGACACCGAGAGGACTGTTTTGCAAGCGAGACGCGCCGCCGTGCAACTGCAGGGCGTGCAGGCAGCGTCGACGGTCAATCTGATACGCGCGCTCGGCGGTGGATGGGGTGATGTCGTTCCGCAGCCGGCCGCGCTGGGTGAAGCGGGGCATCCAACCGCGACGCAAACGACGGCCGCACAAAAGTAA